A window of the Teredinibacter franksiae genome harbors these coding sequences:
- the flgH gene encoding flagellar basal body L-ring protein FlgH, with translation MTKLIIAVLVVTLLGCVSEPPLPDDPYYAPVMQLNDAPTPPLNGSLFSDNSSMVLFTDRKARRVGDIINVLLQERTTSSKTSNVEVVKDNEISMGGSGGDAVLLGTIPGLGNLTLTSDLVAEREFTGEADADQSNQLTGNISVTVVDVYPNGTLLVRGEKWLTLNRGDEYIRLSGLIRPDDISPENTIVSTKIANARIAYSGTGEFSDSQQMGWLGKFFNSPKWPF, from the coding sequence ATGACTAAGCTGATTATTGCAGTGCTCGTTGTTACTTTGTTGGGTTGCGTAAGCGAACCCCCGCTGCCTGACGACCCCTATTATGCACCGGTGATGCAATTGAACGATGCTCCCACACCACCCTTAAATGGTTCTCTGTTTTCCGATAATTCATCTATGGTGCTATTCACCGATCGTAAAGCCCGGCGGGTAGGTGACATTATAAACGTGCTCTTACAGGAGCGCACCACCTCCAGTAAAACGTCAAATGTTGAAGTGGTGAAAGATAATGAAATATCTATGGGAGGGTCCGGGGGCGATGCGGTGCTACTCGGTACAATTCCAGGTTTAGGTAACTTGACGTTAACCAGCGACCTAGTTGCTGAGCGCGAATTTACAGGTGAGGCGGATGCCGACCAAAGTAACCAGTTAACCGGTAATATTTCGGTGACGGTGGTAGATGTATACCCCAATGGAACGCTACTAGTTCGGGGTGAAAAGTGGCTGACCTTAAATCGTGGCGACGAGTATATTAGGTTAAGTGGTTTAATTAGGCCAGACGATATCAGTCCAGAAAACACCATCGTATCGACAAAAATTGCTAATGCTAGAATAGCGTATTCGGGAACAGGTGAGTTTTCAGATTCGCAGCAGATGGGTTGGTTGGGTAAATTCTTTAATAGTCCAAAATGGCCATTCTGA
- the flgG gene encoding flagellar basal-body rod protein FlgG, with protein sequence MHSALYVSKTGLAAQDIQLTTIANNLANTSTVGYKRDRAVFEDLLYQIQRQPGAQNTEETQLPSGLQLGTGVRVVGTQKQFTAGSLQITGQPLDMAIDGRGFFQILQPDGDIGYTRAGQLHLSAEGEIVDASGLLLQPAITVPPNADRLTVGTDGIVSAFIPGTPDPQVLGNIQTVDFVNPAGLQAIGGNLFLETAASGDPLTGTPGENGLGQVKQGMLENSNVDIVEEMVNMITTQRAYEMNSKIVSTADQMLQFVTQNL encoded by the coding sequence ATGCACTCAGCACTCTATGTCAGTAAAACAGGTTTGGCTGCACAGGACATACAGCTAACAACAATCGCCAACAACCTGGCCAATACGTCTACCGTTGGTTATAAGCGCGATAGGGCAGTATTTGAAGATTTACTCTACCAGATACAGCGGCAACCTGGTGCACAAAATACCGAGGAAACGCAACTGCCTTCCGGCCTGCAGTTAGGTACCGGTGTGCGTGTTGTCGGTACTCAAAAACAATTTACGGCCGGTAGCTTACAAATTACCGGTCAGCCATTGGACATGGCGATAGACGGTCGTGGTTTTTTCCAAATTCTGCAACCGGATGGTGATATAGGCTACACCCGAGCTGGCCAGCTGCACTTAAGCGCAGAAGGTGAAATTGTGGATGCCAGTGGTTTGTTACTACAGCCGGCTATTACCGTGCCACCGAATGCAGATCGACTTACCGTGGGTACCGATGGGATTGTGAGCGCGTTTATACCCGGAACACCAGACCCGCAGGTGTTAGGTAATATCCAAACGGTGGATTTTGTCAATCCAGCAGGGTTACAGGCTATTGGCGGTAATTTGTTTTTAGAAACAGCGGCCAGCGGAGACCCGCTTACCGGCACGCCGGGTGAAAATGGCTTAGGCCAAGTAAAGCAGGGCATGCTGGAAAATTCCAATGTAGATATTGTTGAAGAAATGGTAAATATGATTACCACTCAGCGTGCCTATGAAATGAATTCGAAAATAGTATCGACGGCTGATCAAATGCTGCAGTTTGTTACGCAGAACCTGTAA
- a CDS encoding flagellar basal body rod protein FlgF, with the protein MDKALYVAMTGAKHNMRAQTAHANNLANINTTGFKADFAQARSMPVYYGDGQPTRAYALAESPATDFSQGALIDTGRELDVAIKGEGFIAVQSPDGSEAYTRAGSLYVDSVGILRTGNNLPVLGNGGPVAIPAAEKIELAVDGSITVIPLGQGVDAPVVVDRIRLVNPPLDTVKRGSDGLLRAFNPEQDVPADGAVRLISGFVEGSNVNAVNELTSVLSLARQYEMQVKIMKNVKENSETSASLLRVSG; encoded by the coding sequence ATGGATAAAGCACTTTATGTGGCCATGACAGGCGCAAAACACAATATGCGCGCGCAAACGGCGCACGCCAATAATTTGGCCAATATCAACACAACTGGATTCAAAGCCGACTTTGCGCAAGCCCGTAGTATGCCCGTGTACTACGGTGACGGACAGCCCACAAGGGCCTATGCATTGGCAGAAAGCCCGGCGACGGATTTTAGTCAAGGCGCGCTAATCGATACCGGTCGAGAATTAGATGTAGCCATTAAGGGCGAAGGATTTATTGCGGTACAGAGCCCAGATGGCAGCGAAGCATATACTCGTGCAGGGTCTCTTTATGTAGACAGTGTGGGTATTTTAAGAACCGGCAATAACTTGCCGGTACTGGGTAACGGAGGCCCGGTGGCAATTCCCGCAGCGGAAAAAATTGAACTCGCTGTTGATGGCTCGATTACGGTTATTCCTTTAGGGCAGGGTGTAGATGCACCGGTTGTTGTGGATCGAATTCGCCTTGTGAACCCTCCACTCGATACGGTAAAACGCGGGTCGGACGGCTTGCTACGCGCATTTAATCCTGAGCAAGATGTTCCCGCGGATGGCGCAGTACGTTTAATCTCCGGATTTGTAGAAGGCAGTAATGTTAACGCTGTTAACGAACTCACCAGTGTTCTTAGCCTCGCTCGTCAATACGAGATGCAGGTGAAAATCATGAAAAATGTTAAAGAAAATTCCGAAACCTCAGCAAGTCTGTTGCGGGTTAGTGGTTAA
- a CDS encoding flagellar hook-basal body complex protein has translation MPFDTALSGIRAASTDLTVTGNNIANASTTGFKSSRAEFGDVYATSVLGAGSNAIGSGVQVQDVAQTFSQGNVSFTENELDLAINGNGFFQLSDNGELLYSRAGMFGVNDEGYIINNTDARLQGFQADSAGNIGGITGDIQIQTANLNPRQTTGVDSILNLDSTEPVLQTTGNEFVTEGLAIGVTQVGLRSATTTTLTGNNIALPLANDFSTQPVDFDIQFSGSTVGNNGVVSISLNTGAGVPATIASFNDLRTLTGVINSQISSPLAPQTPIDVVAEAIDYGAGVFGIEFTSPHEGENSQVQILNQVGNVNQLGLDPAPPSLGGIAAVSNGYPQQSIDIVGPDGETVPFVSLAGGTAADTASKLNALPGISATAETVTSLSNFNSSAGNMTVTINNVQLVSDSLALMEAEVNGLTNSTLPGVSAELNATGTALVLTSAVGDDVRVNIESIDGGDSLTIQGDMGSPSQTLQIPPVGAGNFDSTLNSIVVGGNINMVLDQGYSIENAVPVAGGLFQPLSDSEFTPVVLNAFDPIDQSTYNSATSMSIYDSLGVSHVMTQFFVKQEYNPTDLTTSQNHWAMYVQIDGSDVGDPNTALPPPGNTQPTEAMFNVHFNEDGSLNQTLTDDMLISNWVVMDDDGNQTGAMGPINVLAGGTTAIPEPPTSSNFVIDLMGTTQFGSEFSVNDVDQDGYATGRLSGLSIDESGIIFARYTNGESQALAQIALADFTNQQGLQPVGSTMWAENFESGPPNVGTPQSAALGAIQSGALEESNVDLSAQLVNLIIAQRNFQASAKTIETADQVTQTIINLR, from the coding sequence ATGCCTTTCGATACCGCCCTCAGCGGCATTCGTGCCGCTTCAACGGATTTAACCGTTACCGGAAACAATATTGCAAATGCTTCCACCACGGGGTTTAAATCCTCGCGTGCGGAATTTGGTGATGTCTATGCTACATCGGTACTGGGTGCTGGCTCCAATGCTATCGGCAGTGGAGTGCAGGTACAGGACGTGGCCCAAACTTTTTCCCAAGGTAATGTGTCGTTTACCGAGAACGAACTGGATCTTGCAATTAACGGTAATGGCTTTTTCCAGTTAAGCGATAACGGAGAACTCTTATATTCCCGTGCCGGTATGTTTGGTGTAAATGATGAGGGTTACATCATCAATAATACCGATGCGCGCCTGCAGGGTTTTCAGGCGGACAGTGCGGGGAATATTGGTGGCATCACCGGTGATATTCAAATTCAGACGGCTAACTTGAATCCTCGGCAAACCACCGGGGTGGATTCGATACTCAATCTCGACTCGACAGAGCCGGTTTTACAAACGACAGGGAATGAATTTGTTACCGAAGGTTTGGCCATTGGCGTCACACAAGTGGGGTTGCGATCGGCAACTACAACAACACTTACCGGGAATAATATTGCTTTACCTTTGGCCAATGATTTTTCAACGCAGCCTGTAGATTTTGATATTCAGTTTTCAGGCTCGACTGTAGGCAATAACGGTGTCGTGAGTATAAGCCTTAATACTGGTGCGGGCGTACCTGCGACAATAGCCAGTTTCAACGATCTGAGAACGTTGACAGGTGTGATCAATTCGCAAATCTCTTCTCCTTTAGCTCCGCAGACACCCATTGATGTAGTCGCCGAAGCTATTGATTACGGTGCGGGTGTTTTCGGTATCGAGTTTACATCTCCGCATGAGGGCGAAAATTCACAGGTTCAAATCCTTAACCAAGTAGGGAATGTGAATCAGTTGGGGCTTGATCCGGCGCCGCCTTCTTTAGGCGGAATAGCGGCGGTTTCTAATGGGTATCCACAGCAAAGTATTGATATCGTCGGGCCGGATGGTGAAACCGTGCCTTTTGTTAGTCTTGCGGGGGGAACAGCTGCCGATACCGCGTCAAAATTAAACGCCTTACCTGGGATATCAGCGACCGCTGAAACCGTTACTAGCTTGTCGAATTTTAATAGTTCGGCCGGCAATATGACCGTGACCATTAACAATGTTCAATTGGTAAGTGACTCGCTGGCGCTGATGGAGGCGGAGGTTAACGGCCTAACGAATTCTACGTTACCGGGTGTTTCGGCCGAGTTGAATGCTACCGGTACAGCACTGGTACTAACATCAGCGGTTGGTGATGATGTTCGGGTCAATATCGAGAGTATTGATGGTGGAGATTCGCTTACCATACAAGGGGACATGGGATCACCGTCACAGACCCTGCAGATACCGCCCGTTGGCGCAGGAAATTTTGATTCTACTTTGAATTCAATCGTGGTGGGTGGCAATATCAATATGGTATTGGACCAAGGCTATTCCATTGAAAATGCAGTGCCGGTTGCGGGTGGCCTATTTCAACCGCTATCGGATTCGGAATTTACGCCCGTTGTACTCAATGCGTTCGACCCAATTGATCAGTCCACCTATAACAGCGCAACATCCATGAGCATTTATGACAGCCTAGGTGTCTCTCACGTGATGACCCAGTTTTTTGTCAAACAGGAATACAATCCAACCGATTTAACCACATCGCAAAACCATTGGGCTATGTATGTTCAAATAGATGGTAGTGATGTGGGTGATCCAAATACAGCGCTACCGCCACCGGGGAATACGCAACCTACGGAAGCGATGTTTAACGTGCATTTTAACGAGGACGGCTCACTAAACCAGACATTAACCGACGATATGTTGATTTCGAATTGGGTTGTGATGGATGACGATGGTAATCAAACGGGGGCAATGGGGCCAATAAATGTGTTGGCTGGTGGCACAACCGCAATACCGGAGCCACCGACTTCTTCCAATTTTGTGATTGACCTAATGGGGACGACCCAGTTTGGCTCCGAATTTTCGGTGAATGACGTCGACCAGGATGGCTATGCAACCGGACGCCTATCAGGTTTGAGTATTGATGAAAGCGGAATTATATTTGCCCGTTACACCAACGGAGAATCTCAGGCGCTTGCACAAATCGCACTTGCCGACTTTACCAATCAGCAGGGATTGCAGCCGGTGGGAAGTACAATGTGGGCAGAAAATTTTGAATCTGGGCCACCGAATGTGGGGACACCTCAAAGTGCCGCGCTAGGCGCCATCCAATCTGGCGCATTGGAAGAATCAAATGTGGATTTAAGTGCACAGTTAGTCAACTTGATTATCGCCCAGCGTAACTTCCAGGCCAGTGCTAAAACTATTGAAACGGCGGATCAGGTAACGCAAACCATTATTAATTTGCGATAA
- a CDS encoding flagellar hook assembly protein FlgD — protein sequence MNEVNSIANSSLFSEFSIDDKTKDDPKSNELGQSAFLELMITQLEHQDPLSPQENTEFIAQLAQFSSVESLDKLNNNFDSFTNNFMANQALQASTLVGRSVTVPTDRTRLETGDVVTASVDVPASSSDISVDIFSESGALIDQISLGIQPPGELVMRWDGMNAEVNGELLDWQSSHEEGVAPGVYQFKVTTNADGESVQLATALSANVNSVTVASNGGLVLNLAGVGAVELTDVKQFNE from the coding sequence ATGAATGAAGTTAACAGTATTGCGAATAGCAGCTTATTCAGCGAATTCTCAATCGACGACAAAACCAAAGATGATCCCAAGTCGAATGAATTGGGGCAGAGCGCTTTTCTGGAACTTATGATTACCCAACTGGAACATCAAGACCCGCTGAGCCCACAAGAAAATACTGAATTTATTGCTCAGCTGGCTCAATTTAGCTCGGTGGAAAGTTTGGACAAGCTAAACAATAATTTTGATTCTTTCACCAATAATTTTATGGCCAACCAAGCGCTACAGGCTTCTACGCTTGTTGGTCGCTCGGTTACCGTGCCAACGGATCGTACTCGACTGGAAACCGGTGATGTGGTTACGGCGAGTGTTGATGTGCCGGCAAGTTCCAGTGATATCAGTGTCGATATTTTCAGTGAATCCGGTGCCTTGATTGATCAAATATCGTTGGGTATTCAACCTCCTGGCGAGCTAGTGATGCGCTGGGATGGTATGAACGCAGAGGTAAATGGCGAACTGCTGGATTGGCAAAGTAGCCATGAAGAGGGTGTTGCGCCTGGTGTGTATCAATTTAAAGTTACGACCAATGCCGACGGTGAAAGTGTGCAGCTAGCTACTGCTCTCAGTGCCAATGTTAACAGTGTAACCGTTGCCAGCAACGGTGGACTTGTATTGAACTTGGCTGGAGTAGGGGCTGTAGAGCTTACCGATGTGAAACAGTTTAACGAATAG
- the flgC gene encoding flagellar basal body rod protein FlgC — protein MSLSNIFNVAGSGMNAQSVRLNTTASNIANAETASSSIDQVYRGRHPVFSAVQASVLAGQQGGLQQQNPDSIGVQVQGIVESNAPLQPRYEPHNPNSNEEGYVYYPNVNIVEEMTNMISASRSFQVNVEVMNAAKQMVQRVLTLGQ, from the coding sequence ATGAGTTTATCGAATATATTTAATGTGGCTGGATCGGGCATGAACGCGCAGAGCGTTCGGCTGAATACAACGGCGAGTAATATCGCAAACGCTGAAACCGCCAGTTCCAGTATTGATCAGGTTTACCGTGGCAGACATCCGGTATTTTCGGCTGTACAGGCATCAGTATTGGCTGGGCAACAAGGCGGCCTACAGCAGCAAAACCCCGATTCGATTGGAGTACAGGTTCAAGGTATTGTTGAGAGTAATGCACCTTTACAGCCTCGGTACGAGCCTCACAACCCAAACTCCAACGAAGAGGGTTATGTTTATTACCCTAACGTTAATATCGTTGAGGAAATGACTAATATGATTTCCGCGTCACGCTCATTTCAGGTGAATGTAGAGGTCATGAATGCAGCCAAACAAATGGTTCAACGTGTCCTTACATTGGGGCAATAG
- the flgB gene encoding flagellar basal body rod protein FlgB, producing MAISFDKALGVHESALQLRAQRAGVLASNLANTDTPGYKSRDINFQQALTARRSNQSADLSMSATRSRHISFNRAGVGYTETLYRTPNQPSIDGNTVEEQVEHAEFMKNNLEFQASFTFLSSKFKGLTKAIRGE from the coding sequence ATGGCAATTTCGTTTGATAAAGCCCTCGGCGTACATGAATCAGCATTGCAACTACGCGCACAGCGTGCCGGTGTGCTGGCTAGTAACCTCGCCAATACCGATACCCCTGGGTACAAATCCAGAGATATCAATTTTCAGCAGGCATTAACAGCACGGCGGAGTAATCAGTCGGCTGATTTATCCATGAGTGCTACCCGTTCCCGGCATATCAGCTTTAACCGTGCGGGCGTGGGTTACACCGAGACATTATATCGAACGCCAAACCAGCCCAGTATTGATGGCAATACGGTAGAGGAGCAGGTTGAGCACGCCGAGTTCATGAAGAACAACTTAGAGTTTCAGGCGTCGTTTACTTTTTTGAGTAGTAAGTTCAAGGGGCTGACGAAGGCCATAAGAGGCGAGTAA
- a CDS encoding CheR family methyltransferase — MSVNAGKNTVSQIQGRIQLGNTEFQEFRDYLQNIAGIDLGHNKQYLVATRIRRILIDYECSSLAELTRLIKSDSNRAVRQKVIDAMTTNETFWFRDNYPYEHFRKMLLPDLADKSKDSRIRIWSAACSSGQEPYSLSIVVEEFLRSKLGVSSLPLEIIATDLSSQILDSAKQGEYDRLSIARGLSEERLRNFFERPHPDYWRVKPNIRQRVTFKPLNLQESYLLLGKFDVVFCRNVLIYFSADLKCDILKRIRGTMRPGGYLFLGSSESLAGASELFDMVHCNPGVVYRAK, encoded by the coding sequence ATGAGCGTAAATGCCGGTAAGAATACCGTCAGCCAAATACAGGGGCGAATTCAGCTGGGGAATACGGAATTCCAGGAGTTTCGTGATTATCTGCAAAATATTGCGGGTATAGATTTAGGCCATAATAAACAATATTTGGTGGCCACCCGCATAAGACGTATATTAATCGATTACGAATGTAGTTCGCTCGCTGAACTCACGCGACTTATCAAAAGCGATTCCAACCGGGCCGTGCGTCAAAAAGTCATAGATGCCATGACTACCAACGAAACATTTTGGTTTCGTGACAATTACCCGTATGAACATTTCCGTAAAATGTTGTTGCCAGATCTGGCCGATAAAAGCAAAGATAGCCGTATACGTATCTGGTCGGCGGCCTGTTCTTCTGGTCAGGAACCTTATTCTCTCAGTATTGTAGTGGAAGAATTTTTACGGTCGAAGCTGGGTGTCAGTAGCCTGCCTTTGGAGATCATCGCGACCGACCTCTCTAGTCAGATTCTCGATAGCGCTAAACAGGGAGAATATGATCGTCTTTCTATTGCGCGCGGGTTGTCTGAAGAGCGTTTGCGCAATTTCTTTGAGCGCCCGCATCCTGATTATTGGCGGGTAAAACCTAATATACGTCAGCGCGTTACGTTTAAACCTTTGAACTTACAGGAATCTTATTTGTTACTTGGGAAGTTTGATGTGGTGTTTTGCCGTAATGTACTTATTTATTTCTCTGCCGATCTTAAGTGCGATATTCTTAAGCGTATACGCGGTACGATGCGACCCGGGGGGTATTTGTTTTTGGGTTCTTCAGAAAGCCTAGCGGGTGCTTCAGAGCTGTTTGACATGGTGCATTGCAACCCTGGTGTTGTATACCGAGCCAAGTAG
- a CDS encoding chemotaxis protein CheV, whose translation MAGVLDSVNQRTQLVGQNRLELLLFSLGGRQLYGINVFKVKEVLQCPPLSEIPKRNPVVRGVAHIRGGTIPIMDLRQATGYKPLEDIQNCFVIITEYNRSTQGFLVKGVERIVNMNWGDIHPPPRGAGRENYLTAVTEVEGKLVEIIDVEKILAEVSPLPAEVSADVIQDAQRDTVVCKHVLIVDDSTIARKQIQKVVESLGVKTTLRKDGREALDFLKGLIEDGKDPYHELLMIISDIEMPEMDGYTFTAEVRASDELKNLHIILHTSLSGVFNEAMVKKVGANDFLAKFHPDELATRVNKRIEQLNEEGESVE comes from the coding sequence ATGGCTGGAGTATTAGATAGCGTCAATCAACGTACGCAACTTGTCGGACAAAACCGTTTAGAGCTATTGCTGTTTAGCCTTGGTGGTCGGCAACTTTACGGCATTAACGTATTTAAGGTGAAAGAAGTCCTACAGTGCCCGCCCTTAAGTGAAATTCCTAAGCGTAACCCCGTTGTACGAGGCGTGGCGCATATACGCGGCGGTACCATACCCATTATGGATTTACGTCAGGCTACCGGTTATAAACCGTTAGAGGATATTCAAAATTGTTTTGTCATTATCACCGAATACAACCGATCTACTCAGGGCTTTTTGGTGAAAGGCGTAGAACGTATTGTGAATATGAACTGGGGTGATATTCACCCTCCACCTAGGGGCGCGGGAAGGGAAAACTATCTCACGGCGGTAACAGAAGTTGAAGGTAAGCTGGTCGAAATCATTGATGTAGAAAAAATTCTTGCTGAAGTGTCGCCACTTCCTGCCGAAGTGAGTGCAGATGTTATTCAAGATGCTCAGCGCGATACCGTTGTTTGTAAGCACGTGTTAATCGTTGACGATTCCACCATTGCGAGAAAGCAAATACAGAAGGTGGTTGAGTCCTTAGGCGTGAAAACGACATTACGAAAAGATGGTCGTGAGGCGTTGGATTTTCTTAAGGGATTAATTGAAGACGGAAAAGATCCTTACCATGAACTGCTGATGATTATTTCGGATATCGAGATGCCGGAAATGGATGGTTATACTTTTACCGCAGAGGTTCGTGCCAGCGACGAATTGAAGAATTTACATATAATCCTACATACTTCGCTTAGTGGTGTGTTTAATGAAGCAATGGTGAAAAAAGTTGGCGCTAATGATTTTCTTGCCAAGTTTCATCCAGATGAGTTAGCAACCCGAGTGAACAAACGCATTGAGCAACTCAATGAAGAAGGCGAGAGTGTCGAATAG
- the flgA gene encoding flagellar basal body P-ring formation chaperone FlgA: protein MTQHAILTRTVDKIGFNHRMMGTLIALLILFSVQTVTAETRYAAIEDIRQNVQQHLERYFQQRYPQLRVGESLKIKTGKLDQRLRLVDCTLPLEMEIRDLPQSANVTVKTRCNGVAKWTIYVPATLEIWRPVIVASRSLARGTQISADDITLKTLNTARLTGGYVSELTRIEGLELKRPLRALEVIKLSNVKQPNLVHKGDTVVLQVKSTVLTVETEGTALSNGVIGAQIRVRNEHSRRIVNGRVVGPGQVSVAIR, encoded by the coding sequence ATGACTCAACACGCTATATTGACGCGTACGGTAGACAAAATTGGCTTTAACCACAGAATGATGGGCACTCTAATTGCGCTATTAATTTTATTTTCTGTGCAAACAGTAACGGCTGAAACCCGCTACGCGGCGATAGAAGATATCCGCCAAAATGTACAACAACACTTAGAGCGCTATTTTCAGCAGCGCTACCCGCAGCTGCGGGTGGGAGAATCATTAAAGATTAAAACCGGTAAGCTCGACCAGCGACTGCGCCTAGTGGACTGCACGCTTCCTCTGGAAATGGAAATTCGCGATTTGCCACAAAGTGCAAACGTTACGGTAAAAACCCGCTGCAACGGCGTTGCCAAATGGACCATTTATGTACCCGCCACCCTCGAGATCTGGCGCCCGGTAATCGTCGCCAGCCGAAGCCTGGCGCGCGGCACTCAAATAAGTGCCGACGATATAACCCTAAAAACACTGAATACTGCACGCTTAACCGGCGGTTATGTCAGTGAGCTAACGCGCATTGAAGGCCTTGAGCTCAAGCGTCCGTTACGGGCGCTAGAGGTCATTAAGCTCAGCAATGTTAAGCAGCCTAACCTCGTCCACAAAGGCGACACCGTTGTTTTACAGGTCAAATCTACAGTGCTCACGGTCGAAACCGAAGGCACAGCGCTCTCCAACGGAGTAATTGGTGCTCAGATACGCGTACGAAACGAACACTCTCGGCGAATTGTTAACGGCAGAGTGGTCGGCCCCGGACAGGTTAGCGTCGCCATTCGCTAA
- the flgM gene encoding flagellar biosynthesis anti-sigma factor FlgM, protein MVIEPGNSFNANSSTAAGTGKSRHSGPAVPTGKQEKTDAQGSNAHSPDSVSLSSAGQNLAKLEAELAQAPDVDEAKVAEARTALANGSYTVDAETIASKLLDQDALL, encoded by the coding sequence ATGGTCATTGAACCTGGCAACAGCTTTAACGCAAATAGCTCCACCGCCGCTGGCACAGGCAAAAGTCGGCACTCAGGGCCTGCCGTACCCACTGGCAAGCAGGAGAAAACCGATGCCCAAGGCTCGAACGCGCATTCCCCCGACAGTGTTTCGCTGAGTAGCGCTGGCCAGAATCTCGCAAAACTCGAAGCAGAGCTAGCACAAGCGCCTGATGTAGACGAAGCCAAAGTAGCCGAAGCACGTACAGCACTTGCAAACGGCAGCTACACCGTTGATGCCGAGACTATTGCCAGCAAATTACTCGACCAGGATGCTTTGCTCTAA
- a CDS encoding flagella synthesis protein FlgN yields the protein MSGQISPQQLTQQLQSDILACETLLGLLEKEKTALSSRDVDAMDGIIEQKAEQLTSLEASAQQRSQWSRDYLGQSGSDLEALKQAWANMLTSTGTPQLVEQWQKLKDLQIACKQANEVNGKILARNQKTFGRLLEIVRGQTAAPNLYSAAGKSTSGHISQKVGEA from the coding sequence ATGAGTGGGCAAATATCACCTCAACAACTTACGCAACAATTGCAGTCCGATATTCTCGCCTGCGAAACCCTACTGGGCTTACTGGAAAAAGAGAAAACAGCACTGAGTTCGAGAGATGTTGATGCTATGGACGGAATCATCGAGCAAAAGGCCGAACAGCTAACCAGCCTTGAGGCCAGTGCTCAGCAACGCAGTCAGTGGAGCCGGGACTACCTTGGGCAAAGCGGGTCTGACCTAGAGGCATTGAAACAGGCCTGGGCCAACATGCTGACTAGCACTGGAACGCCCCAGCTGGTGGAGCAATGGCAAAAACTCAAGGATTTGCAGATTGCCTGCAAACAAGCCAACGAAGTAAACGGTAAGATTCTGGCTCGCAATCAAAAAACCTTTGGCCGATTACTGGAAATTGTGCGCGGACAAACGGCCGCACCGAACCTATATTCGGCTGCCGGAAAATCTACCAGCGGCCACATATCCCAAAAGGTCGGCGAAGCCTAA